The sequence below is a genomic window from Ipomoea triloba cultivar NCNSP0323 chromosome 10, ASM357664v1.
gtgctatttttccaacataaCATGATTCACATACCacttaacaaaagaaaaattcaaactagcAATCGTACCTGCAATTTCTTTAACACCATGCATCCACTACACGATACATTCATACATTCAAACTTAACACACCATTCCCATAATCACCACGAATAATATACATCACTTATTGTGCGTCCATTTCCATCACATCAACACACCCTCCACCTATAACCCCTTAGCTTGATCCAACTCAAAACTTCCCAAACCTCCACCGCATCCGCCTTGCATTTGTCCTCTCAAACGCCGAGGGTTTAGGCTTAGCACAAAGGCAGCAAGAAAGGAACGGTCCACAAAAATCCCCTCACAGACGGACTACATACTTAAACCACAATATGATAACAGTTATATTCTCATCACTTATTCACTTATCACCCACCCAAACCTTATGCAAATCATAGCTTCAATGGATTAAGCAGCACATGAATATGAGCTTTTGTAATTCGATCATAATTTAGATATCAATTGTTTAcggtttaaatattttttttaattcatgcaTGACTTAAATATCACCATCTTAGCTAGTGGTCTAAACACGACATTTGGGATTTGAATACTAGTATTTCATAGTGTGAACGGTTATATTTCATTAGTTGAATTTCAACTTCTATATAgtctattataataataataataataatattgttattattatacagCGCCACTGCCTCATTTATTAATTTggtttgttaattttttatataaaaaaaattagtagaataaaattttcaactatttaaaaaaagtcGGTTACATTATTgaactataaaaaaatttatatcaaCTCTCAAACACTTAAACAAGTGCAATTAGAACATTTATTTTACTTATAGATTACGGAGTACATGTTCTTACAAATTATATACGTTGACATGACTTTCATGTGTAATTTTCTTTATATGCATAAATGCTATATagactattttaatttatttaaataaaattaaataaaagtacAAGTTCTGTTGACGTGATTTTCAAATGGCATCAAGTCATCAACGTATACAACGAAAATTATACCTGAAAGTCATGATAACATAACATGCAGCAATAACATGtaatataaagttttttttaattataaatttgggAGTgtaataaagattttttttataaataattcgaGGGTTTATTGGggctattatttatttatttatttatttgtttgtttgtttattattatgtCATATTCTTTATCGATAAAGTCTAACCAGTTTCCTCCCGCTTTCATTGACTATTGCTAACATGACCTCATTCTAGTATTCAGCTCCctggtttcaactttcaatcaCAATAcagaaaaatatatagaaattattCTACCTTGACTTGGGCttatgaaagaatatatatattgattggtGCTATTAGGGGGTCTTGTAAGAATTTAGAGAGAGTAAATTCTCACAttctcaaaataatatatataaaatcttatAAGATATAACACTAAAGTAgagttgatttttaattttgattttgttagctaaaaaatataatgagtcAAAATATGCATTGAAGTATTGAACTACACATAAAAATAGAATTCTGTtatccaaataaaaaaaatacaattatctTATTAAACAAGCCAAATTCGTTATGACGTgataattaaactttaaataaattcattttaataattttaaataaaataaaagaaaagaaaaaatcaacTCCTTTGTTTATGGCGAGAGACCAAGTGTTAATgttgttaaaataatttttttataaaattaaaatttcaaagatTGATCGTCATGACAACAAAGAACCaacagtgtgtgtgtgtattggtATAGGAAATGAAAGTACATACTACTTTTGATTTAATTGTaggaattaaattatttaaaaaataaattacaatttttggattgaataactaattaaattatatttttgtgtatagtttaataattatttgactagtattaaaaattaaaaataataattatttgactatttgactcttgttctaaaaatatatatataatgataatttataatttataatataaagaaaataggAGGAAAAAGGGAGAGAAGAAACAGTTGAATGAGGAGACAAGGGGAGTTGAGAAATAACTACCCTTGTCAGAACGCAAAAGACCTACCAAAGTCTTCCTACCAATAGACTCAACCTTGAAATGTGAAATTCTGAAGCTAATCACAAAACCCTAACccccattttcttcttttctgcTCTCCGAAATGCTCAACTGTTTCCTGCTCTCTCTGCTCCTCGCAATCTCCTGCTTTCTGCTTCGATCCGGGGCTTCATACTCTGTGAGTCAATGCCATACTCGTTCACTGTTCAATTTCTtactctttctttttgtttttgtttttaattttgcagtgaaattggggaaaaaggGTATACTTTTGTGTATGTACGTTAGGTTCGATGTGTAATTGAAGTAATTTTAGAGGATTTTTCAGTTTTACTTATCATAAGTTTCCCTTTTTCAGGTTTCTAACTCCTCTCAAAACCTAGCTCAAGTTAAAGgtaagatttttatttatttatttattttgagtgctacaaaattttattttctgctGCTTGTTGAGATAATTTGAGAACTTGATTGTGTCTGTGACACAAAGCGATTTAAgtttaacaaaatattatcTTTGTGTATGCAAGTGAGTGGAATGGTTAAAGAAAGTATGGGAAAGATTCTAAGGGAATCAAGTTATCtgtttatattgcttctttCTCTGTTTCTGATATATGTGCTTATGGAGAATAGGGATGGTAACAGGGTGGGGCAGGGAGTACACTACCTGTCCCCAAACACCGCCCAGTTCCTGCCAGAGAATGGAAATCTTTCCCATCCCCATCCCTGCAGGGAATTTTCTGGGACAGGAAAATCTCCACCCTCGGTCAACCTCTAGTTAAACTAGTACAATTCTTAATATTTATGtaaagaaaaattcaaaatattaagttTTTAATCTTAAAATACTTCAAATTTCTTCGAATTCTCAACGACAACCAAAATgccaaatacaaaatacaaatagtCTTCAAGCAAATAAGAACACAAATACATAATTACAAAATACCAACACATCTGATAGCTGAAGCAAGAGTCTTGATAGATGTGCAGTTGTGTGAGGACAATTTGAGCAAGAATTGATTAAAATTTGTCTTCAAGTGGTGTACATTACTAACTCCAGGGCTTTGGTGATGATAGGTCTTATATAGGATATAAGCCACAATGCTCAACAATCAATATAccttttaaataatgtttttctttgGAAAGCATAGCAAATTTCTTATCTTTACAACAAggaattattaataaaatttaattcaaacatTTGAGGAATCCAATGTGCTGGAATAGGCCCCTTTTGTCACAACTGTAGGTGCAATTTTTCTGAAAACCAGAATGGATAGTGAATGCCTTTTTCTCTGACAACATTCTAGTCTTGATTGTCTGCGAGAGGATATGGCACCAAAAAGCTGTGGAGTAACTTTTGTGTTTAATATCTTCAAATATTTCTCTCATTGGGATTAAATATTTGATGTGCctgaaaattatattacaattgtTTAAGGGTATGTATTCTATCCATTTGCCTAGCTCATTCTGAAAAGACTGTTCTTTTTGCATATAGAATCATGTGATCCTGGTTGGTCTAGTGGCCCAAGTGGGACAAAGTGTTACAAGTATATTTCAAACTCAGACTCATGGGATGACTCTGAGACTAACTGCACAAATTCTGGAGGAACACTAGCAGCTATAACATCCCTGGAAGAACTTACTTTTGTTCAGAAGCTTTGTGTTGAAGTCACAAAGGGATGCTGGGTTGGAGGAAGGAGCAGCAATAACACTGGTGGTCTGGGTTGGAAATGGTCTGATGGCACATCTAATTGGAATGTGAATCTCAGTCCTAAGGTGACTAACAACTCAAGTTGCCAGAATTTCACATGCAACATTGATAGTGCGGTGGACATCTGCACACTAGTGACAAATGGAACTTCAGTACTCATAGCTGAGAGATGCAATGTGTCTCATGCATTCATATGCATGGTTAATGCTGGTATGCTTAATTTATAAATTGTGGTGGTTTGCATTTGTTTAAGAAGATGGATTTATCATTCAGATAGTGCAATATACAATCTTGTTAACTGCATTACTATTACTTATAACTATATGATTTGAACTCTTGTTTTATATCTATTACTTTATAAATTGAAATACAAATTTTAGAGTTCATTTCTTTGTTCTTGTTATGATTATGTGTGGCAGCATCTTTGCTGAATTGTCATTATAAGTTCCAACTTTTGTATGTGGTGCTTGGTACTAACTTTCATACTTGTGGAATGTCAGGGAGCAAATGTCACAATATGCGCTGTCACAGGGAATATCTGATTATTCTTGCTGTTGTGAGTGGTTTAATCCTCTGCAGTACTATGGCTGTTGTAATATGGCTTCTCATCTATAAACGAAGTAAAAGACGTAAGAGATCACGTGCAGCATTAGCATTAGTTCCTCCATCATGGAAAATCTTTACCCGTGAGGAAATAAAGTCTATTACAAAGAATTTCAGTGAAGGAAATCGTCTCATTGGGGATGCCAAAACAGGCGGTACGTATAGTGGAGTTTTACCTGATGGATCAAGGGTGGCTGTTAAAAGGCTGAAAAGGTCTGGGTTTCAGAGAAAAAAGGAGTTCTATTCTGAAATTGGAAGGGTGGCAAGACTTCATCATCCAAACCTTGTTGCAATCAAGGGATGCTGTTACCATCATAGTGATCGCTACATAGTGTACGAATTTGTAGCAAATGGACCCTTGGATAGATGGCTGCACCATATTCCTAGAGGGGGCAGGTGTTTGGACTGGACCATGAGGATGAAAATTGCCACAACTCTTGCTCAAGGAATTGCGTAAGTACTTTTCTCCTTTGTTTAGGGGTCATATTTGCAACATAACAAAATTCAGAAGAAACCTAATAAATAGAAGATAATGTTCAAACTTTCACCAAGAGACTATACTTCAATGTCTAAACCAGCTTGTTTGGCGTGAGTGGCCGTGCACTCTCATCtcttaagagaggtcgggagttcaaATCCCCTCTCGTATGAAAAAACCCAATCTGaccagcactttgccccttaattgggccgggCCGGTGTGAACATGGATTAGTCTAAGTATGGTATAGGCTTAAAGGTGTCTCCTATAGTTAGGGcctgctcaggacacctcgtggtctaacaaaaaaaaaaatacttcaatGTCTATCATTTCTTTTGCCTCCccaattttgatattatttccAAGAACCTTGAAGTTGTAGATTTTTTAACAAATTCATTGTGATGGCCTCAACTATAACATAAAGTTAACTTGTATCTCCTACTATCTTGCAATGAGCCTTCTCTAGTTCTTTCTATGTGATAAACCATTCTTTTTTCCTCTAGTTCTGGTGGTTATCAAGGATTGATTTAACAAGTATTCTTTGCCATAGCTTCTTTGTCTAGCTCCCCATAAGCCTGTCTTATTTATTTcataaattgcaattcaatagGTTCCTCCATGACAAGGTGAAGCCACAAGTAGTGCATCGAGATATTCGTGCAAGTAATGTGCTCCTTGATGAGGACTTTGGTGCTCATCTCATGGGTGTTGGTCTCTCTAAATTTGTTCCATGGGAAGTAATGCATGAGAGGAGGGTCATGGCAGGCGGGACATATGGATATCTTGCTCCAGAATTTGTTTATAGAAACGAGCTTACTACAAAGAGCGATGTCTATAGCTTTGGAGTACTCTTGCTTGAAATTGTCAGCGGACGCAGGCCAGCACAAGCTGTTGACTCAGTCGGTTGGCAAAGTATATTCGAGTGGGCTACACCTCTGGTTCAAGCTCACCGCTATGTGGAGCTCTTGGATCCTCTTATATCCTCGTCTTCCTCTTCACAAATTCCCGAAGTTGGAGTAGTTCAGAAAGTAGTCGACCTCGTATACTCTTGCACACAACATGTACCATCCATGCGGCCCAGAATGTCGCACATTGTCCACCAACTGCAGCAGTTGGCCCAGCCCCCCATTGTAAAGTAAGTTAAATTTGTAGTTGCCTAGCTAGCTAGATTGTAATTCATATTTAGAGGACACATGTGGGTGGGTGTTTTTCTCTACCCCTATTAGCTCTAGTTTTCTAAATGTCAGGTAAAATAGAGGGGaataacaaaaactaaaaatagcAGTCTCAATGTTTAGCTAGTTGTAGGGTTGAATGCATGATGAACTGTTGTCTGTCTAATCTTTTGTATTTCTGGGAATCAACTTCTGATTTTATACCAATTTCAGAACTAAACTTTATACCCCagcttaatataattttttaaggGTCAAAAGATAAAAACACTAATTATTTAGttacataattttttgtgaGAAGTACAGTATTCATTTTAAAAtggattagttttttttttttttttttttttagttctactgactcggttacaatgtagtatctgttcataaaaaTGGATTAGTTATATctatacaaaataattaataaattattagtgaaatcaatttaaataatcactaaacaaggcaaattattgtgtggaccatgaaagatacattttttttattttttattttatgaaaccAACACAAGTAGGATATATTAATCAACGTCAGCAGATAACACATTACAAAGATAGGATGGAGGGTTGGAAAACCACTCCGAACAACCAGACATAGAAACGGACTGCTTAGCAATAGTGTGAGCAGCTCGATTCGCTGATCGTTTAGTAAAAGCTAAAAACACATGAGAAAAAGTAGTGAATAGGTTTTTAATATCACCAATAATCAAATTGAAGGCTGAGTCTCCCATATTATGAGGCAAGCTTTGAACCACCTTCAACGCATCAGTCTCAACATGGACATTATCCCATCGGAGTTCTTTGATCCAGCTCAAGGCCGGCCTCACGCACCGCTACAGCTTCTGCCTCTCTTGGTGTGAAGTTGCCATTCCTCTTGCTGCCACGAATGCTCCGGAGCTATCGCGAATTACGCATCCAAAACCCATCTTTGCTCTATCCTTATCAATGGCCGCATCGACATTCAACTATATTTTTAGCTTTTCATTTTTAGCTTCTATATTTTAATTAGCTAATTTAATGATGAAGATGCAGTTGGGGGTCTTGGGAATTGGAACAGCCCAACAACCCAACCACATCCAACTACATTAGCAATTATCAACTAGGATAATTGCTTCCTTTTCACTTTTCTTAATGTATTTCTTGTTACGCAACCAAACCAATCATAatgtttttttcttcatttttatcaGTTCTTCCTTCCAGGGATTGAAAACATCTCAAAACTGTTTTACCTATCTTTTCCAATTCCTATATATgcctactttttctttttgaagtCACCTTTTTTAGGCTTATATTTGCTAATGTAAACGGTTGGTAGCTTACTTGGCCATTTTGGCTTACCTACTAACAAACTCACTAACTAAATTGCTTCATATCCATCAAATGTCCAAAAAGGGTTTATAAAGTTATTGGAGTTTGAGGTCCCAAAAATGATATCATAAACAAGTCAATCCTAGCTTATtacagtattatatatatatatatatatatatatataaagaaaataaaaaaatgcataaatCTAGACCAGACAATTTCAATCTATAGTATCAACAACCAAATGGTGAGCGGATTCCCTTAGGAGTTCTTCAATGACTTGCAACCCAAGTTAAGAGGAGCAAGAGTCAGACGGCCATTCAATTTGCACACATATTTGCTTCCCTATAAATGTGTTTAATCGTGCAATCTCAATATCCATTTAACAAATCATGAATAGCAACCACCATTTGGGATAATGAAGGTCATGCACTCTTTTTATCTGGTAACTTTTGAGTTGCAACAAAAGAGTATAGCAACTATATATCCAATGGTGCGCAGTAAGTAAACGAGCTTAGATTGTGTATAATAGATCGATATGAAGTAACTTAGTTTAAATTGCCCATAATTGACTGACCCAAACTAATAATGCAAATAGATAACTCTCACGAGAAATCAAATTTGGAACCAGCCTAACTTTTTGACCAACTTAGTTGGTGGTTGCTCCTAAGtatgttttaatttcattatatagaaaaaaaattattcctatttatttagttatttatttattgagtttttttttcttttaaaaaaacaaataatataaaaataagttatCATGAGTTGTACGGATTATATGGTACTACAAGTTTAACATGGATAAAAAGAGTACATAATAAACATTATCCAAATATGCATGACATGAACATttagggcttgtttggttagtGGCAAATCCGCTAAATTATAGTGGATACGCCAACTTTAGCATTTTGACCAAGTCAAAACGCCAAAGTCAAGTATTTGGTTGACAGCAATTTGGAGCAGCGGATTACTCGAAACCGTTGAAAACTGGTCAAAACGCCAAAGTAAAATGTTTGGTTGGCAACAATTTGGAGCAGCAAATTACTCCAAACCGCTAAAAACTCTAACGCTGCTATAAGCAGCATTTGAGCttggcgttttggagaaaaaaattaaaaaattaactgTGTAACGCCGAAAGGCGCTACGGCTTCCTTGCGAGAAGCCTGATGGGCTTTTCCCTTAAGAGGAGGAGCACTATAGAGGAGCTCAAGTGCTCCTCTTCCATATAATATCGATGTGGGATAAAAATCCCACGTCATTTACAATGGGAGCCACCCCACGTGGctccctttgtctttttttttttttttttgttataatttatttttgttttgtaatattattattattattatattattattattattattgtaaattttattttattatattataataataataataataatatgaatgtccttttaggtcattttatatattaaccgctaatctaaacaactaatttaaccaaacatttttttacaaaccgctaatacaatccgttaGTCagacccgctaatacaatccgttatttgataaccgctaacacaatccgctaccgctaactTCTATACAAAGAACATTCACAATATGCTGACTATACAAAGCAAACCTAGGAGCAGTTTACAAATGGCGATCTTGCTTATGAGCATGAAAATGAATCACCAACTCCgatccaaaatatatattatgtgggatttcatttttttttttaccctatAGACTATAGTTGTGTGTTGAAAAGTCCGAGGAGTCATGACAACATATTGCAGATGTTGGACAACAATTTCTAACCTAACACCATCAACTTTTCTCCATGCTGATATCACTCcataaactttcaagtttttaCGTAAATGATTTGGAACAACCTAGAAACATTTGTCGAGAAAGCAACCAAAGTCGTCTTCTTTCTCGGTTTCTATGGCGCCGGTTCACCAGTCGCcagttatttttatcattagaAATATCGCCGAAGGTTGGCGGAACCTTAATGACATGTGATAGcaagttactaattaatttgtagacttcattgcaccaaaatacaatgttaatggatttaattgctactttaaaaagtttaggtatCTAATTAACTTTGTAAGTAATAATGTTGGAGGGTCTgatctatttgaccattttaccttataagttataattgaggtgtttaattttccttttttcttaatattgtatataaaaattaaaaagtaatacatatttacataatttactacaattatagttatatatattatcgTCTTTTATTTGTTAATAAGATACTTTTATGTAGACAAATATCATTtggggataaaaaaaaaagttaatgaaTCAGGTGTGAACAAATCATTGAGGATGGAGGATTCGAGGAAAACTTCAGTAGTAAGTAATCTTTCTAGACTTTAATTTGCAGCTCAAATCAGACCAACGCCGTCTAATCTCAAAGAAACCATAATAATCTAATATGCCAAAGGATACGAATCAGCAAAGGCATCATTGATTAGCTCCAACACCAGCTCAGTGAATGAAGTATGATTCTTGAGTTATTTAATTCTtcttgatatattttttatgtgatttacaaaattacaaattattacataaaattgaagtatatttaatatacacttttgagtattaataataaataataactgtgaatttttatctttacttaaaaaaaaaaaaaaaaaaaaaaaaaagagcatcaTTGTTTATTTGCCTTGAAGCTAGCTACGTACTCCGTAGTAGGTATAAAATCGTGCCCCTATGGTAACAACAATTCAAGATATACCATAATAATCAAacacaatatataaatttgtttaatatCAGTCCTTAATTGATTAAGTAGGTTAGAGACTTAAAACTGTTGAAAAAATAGTACTTGCCTCCAAAGACGTTATTGCCCATGATGTTCGCaccatatttcttttttgaaCTCTTCAACAATTCAAAATTGTCAACAATTTGTTCCCAAATGAAAGGATTAGTCACTGTTTACGATTGTGTAATACAAGTGGGGTAAGATCAACCTCTCAAAATAAAGAAAGACTTCTTGTACACAGTAAACAAAAGTCTAACATCTTTATTTCACTAATTTAGTATTTTTCTCAAacccattaataaaaaaaacaaatcttaaCGAAAATGACAAACACCAAAAGAGAGCCCACGGTCATACACTTGAAGTGCTGTTCCTAAGATTTAACCATATATTGTAGATGAAGGTATCGAATCTTTTTTCTGCATGCTTTCTCTTTCCCTTTTATTATTTTCCTCCCCCCTTTTCCCCCCATTATATCTACCTTATATGCTTTCATCATTCCCATTATATTCTCATTCCCCAAACAACAGATTTCAGGGAGGAGAAATAATAATGGGAGTAATAACCACAAAGCCTCTCCCTTTCTTCTTCCTCACACTTTTAACCACCTGTCTCTTCCCCTTCACTGTAACCGTTCATGGCGGAGACGACACTCATCATCGTAATCATCGAATGCAGTCGATTCGGGCCTCCATCGTGCGCCGCGATTCATCTGTAACTGTTCATTttgcatctttaatttaatccgcattctttcttcttcttcttctttccttttttttttttttctttttttttttctttctttctttgttttgattttagtttgGTTTTAATGGCGGCGCAGGCGACGGCGAGTCCGCGGGTGTACCACGTGACATCATACGGCGCGGACCCGAACGGCAAGGAAGACAGCACGGACGCGATTCTGAAAGCAATTACAGACGCCCTTCAAGGTCCGAGTGATGGGTTCTTGTTTAACGGAATAAAGAACCTCGGCGGCGCGCGGGTGGATCTCGACGGCGGGACTTATGTAGTCACCCGGCCGTTGCAGTTCCCGGTGGCCGGACGTGGTAATCTCGTGGTAAGCCATTCTTAAATTAATCAACctacaaatatattaattaaatttttattcctatAAATTATAGTAATGTAGGGTTCTAGCATGGTCTTTTATTGAATAAGTAATATTACACACatgtattcttatttttttttttatttcatatcTCAAATAAACGTGTCAATATACTTTATCGCCATATTGAAGTCTAATGTGTCCTCATTTAGGAGAGTCAGTTCATacacttgaccacaagatctttagcttctctctttatttaaaataataataataatgcaatatAAAGTCATAATATAACATCCAATTTTGTAGAAATATCATTTTGGAATTTTCCAAAGACTAATAAGTAACCCAATGATGCCGGCAAAATAGGCTCTTCtagaagaaaaatatataagtaaactTTTTCTTGTAAACCAGTTGacatatatcatatcatatggtcaataaaaaatgtacattaattgttagtaaaaatattttatgattgAATTTCTAATGTTATTACTTCGTTGGAATATAATAGATTCACGGAGGAACATTGAAGGCTTCGGATGATTTTCCGACGGACGGATATGTGATCGACTTATCAGCTCCGGCCGGCAACGGCAGCGGCTCAGATTACAATTTTGAGTACATAACGCTAAGAGACCTGATGGTGAATTCCAATTTCAGGGGAGGAGGGATTCAAGTGGTGAACTCCCTAAGGGTCAATATCGACAATTGCTACATTACTCATTTCTCCACTAATGGGATTTTAGTCCAAGGCGGTCACGAAGCCTACATCAGAAACTCGTTCCTCGGCCAGCACATTACCGCCGGCAACGACGCCGGAGAACGGAATTTCTCCGGGACGGCAATACATTTGAACGGCAACGATAACGCCGTGACCGACGTCGTTATTTTCTCGGCCAACATCGGAATCATGGTTTCCGGGCAAGCCAACATATTGACCGGGGTACATTGTTACAATAAGGCCACGGGTTTCGGCGGCACCGGAATTTACCTAAAAGTCCCTGGGTTAACACAAACCAGGATAGTGAATTCCTACTTGGATTACACCGGGATAGTCGCCGAGGACCCCGTCCAGCTTCACATCTCCGGCAGCTTTTTCCTCGGAGATGCTTTCATTCTCTTCAAATCGGTCAACGGGGTGGTCAACGGAGTCAACGTCGTGGACAACATGTTCAGCGGCGGGAATAAGGGGGTGGATATTGTCCAGCTGGACGAATCCGGTGGGGCCTTCAAGAAAATCGACCAAGTAATGGTCGATAGAAACAACGTTAACGGAATGAACCTTAAATCGACGATTGCAAGAGGGAGTGTCCAAGGAAATGGGAGCTCCTGGACCGTTGATCTCAACTCCGTTCTTCTCTTCCCGAACTTCATCAAATACGTGCAATACACGTTTAGTCCGGCGACTGGGAATTCTTTCGCCAATCACGCCTTGAGAAATGTGTCGAATAACGAGGTAGTGGTCGTGTCGGATGTGGAAATTCCGGCCAGTGTCTTCGTCATGGTTGACCAGGGAAAGTCGTATTGATTctcaacatatataaattattggCATAGGTTTAGACTTCACCACCGACTTGCAGGAGAACTGTGAATAGGCGGGGTGGGTGAGGGGGCTGGGGGGTTGCTTTACCACATTTTTCTAATGTATTCTTT
It includes:
- the LOC116032808 gene encoding polygalacturonase QRT3-like is translated as MLSSFPLYSHSPNNRFQGGEIIMGVITTKPLPFFFLTLLTTCLFPFTVTVHGGDDTHHRNHRMQSIRASIVRRDSSATASPRVYHVTSYGADPNGKEDSTDAILKAITDALQGPSDGFLFNGIKNLGGARVDLDGGTYVVTRPLQFPVAGRGNLVIHGGTLKASDDFPTDGYVIDLSAPAGNGSGSDYNFEYITLRDLMVNSNFRGGGIQVVNSLRVNIDNCYITHFSTNGILVQGGHEAYIRNSFLGQHITAGNDAGERNFSGTAIHLNGNDNAVTDVVIFSANIGIMVSGQANILTGVHCYNKATGFGGTGIYLKVPGLTQTRIVNSYLDYTGIVAEDPVQLHISGSFFLGDAFILFKSVNGVVNGVNVVDNMFSGGNKGVDIVQLDESGGAFKKIDQVMVDRNNVNGMNLKSTIARGSVQGNGSSWTVDLNSVLLFPNFIKYVQYTFSPATGNSFANHALRNVSNNEVVVVSDVEIPASVFVMVDQGKSY
- the LOC116033478 gene encoding C-type lectin receptor-like tyrosine-protein kinase At1g52310, encoding MLNCFLLSLLLAISCFLLRSGASYSVSNSSQNLAQVKESCDPGWSSGPSGTKCYKYISNSDSWDDSETNCTNSGGTLAAITSLEELTFVQKLCVEVTKGCWVGGRSSNNTGGLGWKWSDGTSNWNVNLSPKVTNNSSCQNFTCNIDSAVDICTLVTNGTSVLIAERCNVSHAFICMVNAGSKCHNMRCHREYLIILAVVSGLILCSTMAVVIWLLIYKRSKRRKRSRAALALVPPSWKIFTREEIKSITKNFSEGNRLIGDAKTGGTYSGVLPDGSRVAVKRLKRSGFQRKKEFYSEIGRVARLHHPNLVAIKGCCYHHSDRYIVYEFVANGPLDRWLHHIPRGGRCLDWTMRMKIATTLAQGIAFLHDKVKPQVVHRDIRASNVLLDEDFGAHLMGVGLSKFVPWEVMHERRVMAGGTYGYLAPEFVYRNELTTKSDVYSFGVLLLEIVSGRRPAQAVDSVGWQSIFEWATPLVQAHRYVELLDPLISSSSSSQIPEVGVVQKVVDLVYSCTQHVPSMRPRMSHIVHQLQQLAQPPIVK